A genomic window from Peromyscus maniculatus bairdii isolate BWxNUB_F1_BW_parent chromosome 1, HU_Pman_BW_mat_3.1, whole genome shotgun sequence includes:
- the LOC102923473 gene encoding olfactory receptor 10Q1-like, whose protein sequence is MVAGKCFFNKSDPPEFVFRVFTNVPEFQALLFTLFLLLYLMILCGNTAIIWVVCTNSFLRTPMYFFLGSLSLVEICYITDVAPLMLSNILGAPKPMPLAACGTQMFFFSVFGCADCFLLTVMAYDRYVAISHPLHYSLIMTQKLCVKMVLGSLGLALLLSLQLTAFTFTLPFCRHRLEINHFLCDVAPIMRLACADIHVSQAVLYVASILVLTVPFLLICISYVFIASTILRMRSAEGRQRAFSTCSSHLTVVLLQYGCCSLVYLRPRSSTSDDETRQIALVYTFGTPLLNPLIYTLRNKDVKGALRNSLFHKAVSDPS, encoded by the coding sequence ATGGTGGCTGGAAAGTGTTTCTTCAACAAATCCGACCCTCCAGAATTCGTGTTTCGTGTATTCACCAATGTCCCTGAATTCCAGGCTCTCCTCTtcacccttttcctcctgctctaTCTGATGATCCTCTGTGGCAACACTGCCATAATCTGGGTGGTGTGCACCAATAGTTTCTTACGTACACCCATGTATTTCTTCCTAGGCAGTCTGTCTCTCGTGGAAATCTGCTATATCACAGATGTGGCGCCCTTGATGCTTTCCAACATCCTTGGAGCCCCAAAGCCCATGCCGTTGGCTGCTTGTGGGacacagatgtttttcttttctgtctttggcTGCGCTGACTGTTTTCTCTTGACAGTCATGGCCTATGACAGATATGTTGCCATCAGCCACCCACTACACTACAGCCTCATCATGACCCAGAAGCTGTGTGTTAAGATGGTGCTGGGCTCCTTGGGCCTGGCACTCCTTCTCTCCTTGCAGCTTACCGCCTTTACATTCACGTTGCCATTCTGTAGACATCGCCTGGAAATCAACCACTTCCTTTGTGATGTGGCTCCCATCATGCGCCTGGCCTGTGCTGACATCCATGTGAGCCAGGCAGTCCTCTATGTAGCGAGCATCCTGGTGCTGACAGTCCCATTCCTGCTGATTTGCATCTCCTATGTATTCATTGCATCTACCATCCTGCGCATGCGCTCTGCAGAGGGTCGGCAGAGGGCCTTCTCCACCTGCTCCTCCCACCTCACTGTGGTTTTGCTACAATATGGCTGTTGTAGCTTGGTGTACCTGAGGCCCCGCTCCAGCACTTCAGATGATGAGACCCGCCAAATTGCTCTGGTTTACACTTTTGGTACCCCGTTACTCAACCCTCTGATTTATACCCTTAGGAACAAAGATGTCAAAGGTGCACTGAGGAACTCTCTCTTCCATAAAGCAGTGTCTGACCCTAGTTGA
- the LOC102923159 gene encoding olfactory receptor 1S1-like, translating into MNQGNQTTISEFILLGLSNQAEKQKLIFVLFLSMYLISVVGNGLIILAIGLDIHLHTPMYVFLANLSFADISSSSTSVPKMLMNIQTKSQSISYDGCITQMYFSIVFVVVDNFLLGVMAYDRFVAICHPLNYTIIMHSRFCLFLTVCPWVLSNIVALTHTLLANQLVFCNHNTIQHFFCDLAPLLKLSCSDAMINELVKFIVGLSVITFPFVLILFSYVCIIRDVLRTSSTEGKWKAFSTCGSHLTVVILFYGTIVGVYFFPSSTHPEDTDKIGAVLFTVVTPMMNPFIYSLRNKDMKSALRKLINKRHFLPLMS; encoded by the coding sequence ATGAATCAAGGAAACCAAACCACCATCTCTGAATTCATCCTCCTTGGTCTCTCCAACCAAGCTGAGAAGCAGAAACTcatctttgtgcttttcctgagTATGTACCTGATCTCTGTGGTTGGCAATGGGCTCATCATTCTGGCCATTGGCTTGGATATACATCTTCACACACCCATGTATGTCTTCCTTGCCAACCTATCATTTGCTGATATTTCCTCCTCTTCTACCTCAGTCCCCAAAATGCTGATGAATATTCAGACCAAAAGTCAATCCATCTCCTATGATGGCTGCATCACACAGATGTACTTTTCTATTGTGTTTGTTGTCGTAGATAATTTTCTCTTGGGGGTCATGGCTTATGACCGATTCGTGGCCATCTGCCACCCTCTGAATTATACAATCATCATGCACTCCAGGTTCTGTCTTTTTCTCACTGTTTGTCCATGGGTTCTCAGCAATATTGTTGCCCTGACACATACTCTTCTAGCCAATCAGTTGGTTTTCTGCAACCACAACACCATCCAACACTTCTTTTGTGACTTGGCCCCTCTGCTCAAACTTTCTTGCTCAGATGCAATGATCAATGAACTTGTGAAATTTATTGTGGGTTTATCAGTCATCACCTTTCCCTTTGTCCTTATCCTCTTCTCCTATGTCTGCATCATCAGGGATGTACTGAGAACTTCATCCACAGAAGGAAAGTGGAAGGCCTTTTCTACCTGTGGTTCTCACCTGACAGTCGTAATACTCTTCTATGGGACTATTGTGGGGGTTTACTTTTTCCCTTCATCCACTCACCCTGAGGACACAGACAAGATTGGTGCAGTGCTCTTTACTGTAGTGACACCCATGATGAACCCCTTTATCTATAGCCTGAGGAATAAGGACATGAAAAGTGCCCTGAGAAAGCTCATCAATAAAAGGCATTTCCTCCCTTTGATGTCATGA